The following proteins are encoded in a genomic region of Natrarchaeobius halalkaliphilus:
- the mch gene encoding methenyltetrahydromethanopterin cyclohydrolase, whose translation MESLNRMAIELVDEALEYAEELNVGGYDLDNEATVLDFGLDFDGGIEAGLLLTEIQTAGMATLNYDLGEIGDASVPFVQLSSDQPALSLLCSQKAGWELTTEDFEGLGSGPARALVAREEEFRRIGYTDAFDLTALALEADSHPTEAAAEQVAELAEVETGSVFLLAYPTASLVGSISNAARVAELATFRLVELGYDPLDIVSATGRGPVAPVPGDERTAIARTTDAIAYGGTAHLSVREDADVFDAVPSTAGDDHGRPFADVFDDLEWEFEEVPSDLFAPARVTVDVVGGPTYVHGETDEELLLESFEL comes from the coding sequence ATGGAGAGTCTCAACCGAATGGCGATCGAACTGGTCGACGAGGCCCTCGAGTACGCCGAGGAGCTGAACGTTGGCGGATACGATCTCGACAACGAGGCGACGGTGCTCGATTTCGGCCTCGACTTCGACGGGGGAATCGAGGCTGGATTGCTCCTGACGGAGATTCAGACGGCCGGAATGGCGACGCTGAATTACGACCTGGGCGAGATCGGTGACGCGTCGGTTCCGTTCGTCCAGCTCTCGAGCGACCAGCCGGCGCTGTCGTTACTCTGCTCGCAGAAGGCCGGCTGGGAGCTGACCACCGAGGATTTCGAAGGCCTCGGGAGCGGTCCCGCTCGCGCACTGGTCGCGAGAGAAGAGGAGTTCAGACGGATCGGTTACACCGATGCGTTCGATCTGACCGCGCTCGCACTCGAGGCCGATTCGCACCCGACGGAGGCCGCGGCCGAACAGGTCGCGGAGCTCGCGGAGGTCGAGACCGGCAGCGTGTTCTTGCTCGCGTATCCGACCGCGAGCCTCGTCGGAAGTATCTCGAACGCCGCCCGCGTGGCCGAACTCGCCACTTTCCGGCTCGTGGAACTCGGCTACGATCCGCTCGACATCGTCTCCGCGACGGGACGAGGGCCGGTCGCCCCCGTTCCCGGGGACGAACGAACGGCGATCGCCCGAACCACCGACGCGATCGCCTACGGCGGGACCGCACACCTCTCCGTCAGGGAGGACGCCGACGTGTTCGACGCCGTCCCATCGACGGCCGGAGACGATCACGGGCGGCCGTTCGCTGACGTCTTCGACGACCTCGAGTGGGAGTTCGAGGAGGTTCCCTCGGACCTGTTCGCACCCGCACGCGTGACGGTCGACGTCGTCGGCGGGCCGACGTACGTCCACGGCGAGACGGACGAGGAACTCCTCCTCGAGTCGTTCGAGCTGTAA
- a CDS encoding metallophosphoesterase, which translates to MSDLPSSVHVEPVPGEPAATALVSNERILLIADYHAGYEAGLRYERGVDVPSHASDRRERLLALLQRTNPDRLVVLGDLMHSIGDPGGAERGELEILFESFPAALDVTVVKGNHDGVIETWLGGTGVDEIDDDDRGIETGESSGTDARAFSRTAIVPGSGVAFDGLGVCHGHSWPAPAALESDVLCLGHEHPCVRLEDELGGSRTERAWLRGRIDPTPFRDRPEYEGVSWLETGATPEVVVVPAFNDLVGGTWVNVSGRSFLSPFLPDGLDDGEAYLLDGTRLGSYRRI; encoded by the coding sequence ATGTCGGATCTTCCGTCTTCCGTTCACGTCGAACCGGTCCCCGGCGAGCCCGCGGCGACGGCGCTCGTCTCGAACGAGCGAATCCTCCTGATCGCGGACTACCACGCCGGCTACGAAGCGGGGCTCCGATACGAGCGTGGTGTCGACGTGCCCAGCCACGCTTCCGACCGACGAGAGCGGTTGCTCGCGCTCCTCCAGCGAACGAACCCGGACCGACTCGTCGTACTCGGTGATCTGATGCACTCGATCGGTGATCCCGGTGGAGCCGAACGGGGCGAACTCGAGATCCTGTTCGAGTCGTTCCCGGCGGCACTCGATGTAACGGTCGTCAAGGGAAATCACGACGGGGTGATCGAGACGTGGCTCGGTGGAACCGGTGTGGACGAAATCGACGACGACGATCGCGGTATCGAAACTGGAGAGAGTTCCGGGACGGACGCTCGCGCTTTTTCGAGAACGGCGATCGTCCCCGGTTCTGGCGTGGCGTTCGACGGCCTCGGCGTCTGTCACGGACACAGCTGGCCTGCACCGGCCGCCCTCGAGAGCGACGTGCTCTGTCTCGGCCACGAACATCCCTGCGTTCGACTCGAAGACGAACTCGGCGGGAGTCGAACCGAACGCGCCTGGCTCCGTGGCCGGATCGATCCGACGCCGTTTCGGGACCGACCAGAGTACGAGGGCGTCTCCTGGCTCGAGACGGGAGCCACGCCCGAGGTCGTCGTGGTTCCGGCGTTCAACGATCTCGTCGGCGGAACGTGGGTGAACGTTTCAGGACGATCGTTTCTCTCGCCGTTCCTGCCGGATGGACTGGACGACGGCGAAGCGTATCTGCTGGATGGCACTCGGCTCGGCTCGTACCGACGGATCTGA
- a CDS encoding HalOD1 output domain-containing protein: MQTELSSADDVNVPQYDQPNDRYVFHYDSDGTATITTTIVHAIASIADIDVSQGEFSLYDSVDPDALEHIFSQKADGTDRTGGHVAFSALEHEVYVYANGDVIIYPPTDANVSHPPVSN; encoded by the coding sequence ATGCAAACTGAACTGTCCTCCGCCGACGACGTGAACGTGCCACAGTACGACCAGCCAAACGACAGATACGTCTTTCACTACGACAGCGATGGAACGGCAACGATCACGACCACGATCGTCCACGCGATCGCATCGATCGCTGATATCGATGTCTCCCAGGGAGAGTTCTCCCTCTACGACAGTGTCGACCCGGACGCCCTGGAGCACATCTTCAGTCAGAAGGCCGACGGAACGGACCGGACCGGCGGTCACGTCGCCTTCAGTGCCCTCGAACACGAGGTGTACGTCTATGCAAACGGCGACGTCATCATTTACCCGCCGACGGACGCGAACGTAAGCCATCCGCCGGTCTCGAACTGA
- a CDS encoding HAD family hydrolase, which yields MTDGIDTVCFDLDDTLCTYTQPGEVALEAAFERVGVDDPWTIDAYHGQYGDYLEESADIEDLRRRCFGDLAVATGYDRETGWTVAQEYATVRDGAGVERLPGVRRVLESLSGEYRLGLITNGAPGMQRAKLESTGLAERFETVVCAGFDTAPKPDPEPFDVALGRLESTPERAAYVGNSLSSDVAGANAAGLRSIWVPHGETVPDRPDPVPDHQLESLAELPSLSW from the coding sequence ATGACCGACGGGATCGATACCGTCTGCTTCGACCTCGATGACACGCTGTGTACGTACACGCAGCCTGGCGAGGTCGCCCTCGAGGCGGCGTTCGAACGCGTCGGCGTCGACGATCCGTGGACGATCGACGCCTACCACGGACAATACGGCGACTATCTCGAGGAGAGTGCGGACATCGAGGACCTCCGGCGACGCTGCTTCGGGGACCTGGCCGTCGCTACCGGATACGACCGCGAGACGGGCTGGACCGTCGCTCAGGAGTACGCCACGGTTCGGGACGGCGCTGGCGTCGAACGTCTCCCCGGCGTCCGGCGGGTACTCGAGTCGCTCTCCGGGGAGTATCGACTCGGGCTGATCACCAACGGTGCGCCGGGAATGCAACGGGCGAAACTCGAGTCGACCGGCCTTGCCGAACGCTTCGAGACGGTCGTCTGTGCCGGATTCGACACGGCACCGAAACCGGACCCCGAACCCTTCGACGTCGCGCTCGGGCGACTCGAGTCGACGCCCGAGCGAGCGGCCTACGTCGGAAACTCGCTTTCGTCCGACGTCGCGGGGGCGAACGCCGCCGGCCTGCGGTCGATCTGGGTACCACACGGCGAGACCGTTCCCGACCGTCCCGACCCGGTTCCGGATCACCAACTCGAGTCGCTCGCGGAGTTGCCGTCGCTGTCCTGGTAG
- a CDS encoding acetyl-CoA carboxylase biotin carboxylase subunit, whose product MFRKVLVANRGEIAVRVMRACEELNVGTVAVYSEADADSGHVRYADEAYNVGPARAADSYLDHDSVLEAARKADADAIHPGYGFLAENAEFAEAVEAADGITWIGPSSEAMESLGEKTKARTIMNDADVPIVPGTTEPVTEPEEVEAFGEEYGYPIAIKAEGGGGGRGMKVVRDRSEIEDQLESAQREGEAYFDNDSVYLERYLQNPRHIEVQIVADGHGNVRHLGERDCSLQRRHQKVIEEGPSAALSDALREEIGAAARRGVAAADYTNAGTVEFLVEEDPDRDGPLGPETNFYFLEVNTRIQVEHTVTEEITGIDIVKRQLRIAAGEEIDFAQDDVEVDGHAIEFRINAENAADDFAPATGGTLETYDPPGGPGVRVDDALRQGDELVTDYDSMIAKLIVWGEDRDECLERSLRALREYEIAGIPTIIPFHRLMLTDESFVASTHTTKYLDNDLAEGRIEEAQSQWGGDVGSGGTEGDEESVEREFTVEINGKRFEVELEEHGAPAIPTGDVDVGGAGGPPQPAGGESDDSELSGDGETVDAEMQGTILDVTVAEGDEVAAGDVLVVLEAMKMENDIVASRGGTVSQVAVDEGDSVDMGDVLVVLE is encoded by the coding sequence ATGTTTAGGAAGGTTCTCGTCGCGAACCGGGGAGAAATCGCGGTTAGAGTGATGCGCGCGTGTGAAGAACTCAACGTCGGAACGGTTGCGGTCTATTCGGAGGCGGATGCGGATTCGGGCCACGTCAGGTACGCTGACGAGGCCTACAACGTGGGCCCGGCTCGAGCGGCGGATTCGTACCTGGACCACGATTCGGTTCTCGAAGCAGCGCGCAAGGCCGACGCCGACGCGATCCATCCCGGCTACGGGTTCCTTGCCGAGAACGCCGAGTTCGCGGAAGCCGTCGAAGCTGCCGACGGAATTACCTGGATCGGTCCCTCGAGCGAGGCGATGGAGTCGCTGGGCGAAAAGACCAAAGCGCGGACGATCATGAACGACGCCGACGTGCCGATCGTACCCGGGACGACGGAGCCGGTGACCGAACCCGAAGAGGTCGAGGCGTTCGGAGAGGAGTACGGCTACCCGATCGCGATCAAGGCCGAAGGCGGCGGTGGTGGGCGCGGGATGAAAGTCGTTCGCGATCGAAGCGAGATCGAAGACCAGCTCGAAAGCGCCCAGCGCGAAGGCGAGGCGTACTTCGATAACGACTCCGTCTACCTCGAGCGCTACCTCCAGAACCCACGCCACATCGAAGTGCAGATCGTGGCAGACGGTCACGGAAACGTCCGCCACCTCGGAGAGCGTGACTGTTCGCTCCAGCGCCGTCACCAGAAGGTCATCGAAGAGGGACCGTCGGCGGCGCTCTCGGACGCTCTGCGAGAGGAGATCGGTGCGGCCGCACGTCGGGGCGTCGCAGCAGCGGACTACACGAACGCGGGAACGGTCGAGTTCTTGGTCGAAGAGGATCCCGACCGAGACGGTCCCCTCGGACCCGAGACGAACTTCTACTTCCTCGAGGTGAACACACGAATTCAGGTGGAACACACCGTCACAGAAGAGATCACGGGGATCGATATCGTCAAACGACAGCTCCGCATCGCAGCGGGCGAAGAGATCGATTTCGCGCAGGACGACGTCGAGGTCGACGGCCACGCCATCGAGTTCCGGATCAACGCCGAAAACGCCGCCGACGATTTCGCGCCTGCAACGGGCGGCACGCTCGAGACGTACGACCCGCCGGGCGGTCCGGGGGTCCGAGTCGATGACGCACTTCGGCAGGGTGACGAGCTGGTGACGGACTACGACTCGATGATCGCGAAACTGATCGTCTGGGGCGAGGACCGCGACGAGTGTCTCGAACGCTCGTTGCGAGCGCTCCGTGAGTACGAAATCGCCGGCATCCCGACGATCATCCCCTTCCACCGACTGATGCTGACCGACGAATCCTTCGTCGCGAGCACTCACACCACGAAGTACCTCGACAACGACCTCGCTGAGGGCCGTATCGAGGAGGCCCAGTCCCAGTGGGGCGGCGACGTCGGCAGCGGCGGTACCGAAGGCGACGAGGAGAGCGTCGAGCGGGAGTTCACCGTCGAAATCAACGGCAAGCGCTTCGAGGTCGAACTCGAGGAACACGGCGCGCCGGCCATTCCGACCGGAGACGTCGACGTCGGCGGAGCCGGCGGACCACCCCAACCGGCGGGGGGCGAAAGCGACGATTCGGAGCTATCGGGCGACGGCGAAACCGTCGACGCCGAGATGCAGGGAACCATCCTCGATGTCACGGTGGCCGAAGGCGACGAGGTGGCCGCCGGCGACGTGTTGGTCGTCCTCGAGGCGATGAAGATGGAAAACGACATCGTCGCCTCGCGCGGCGGTACCGTCTCGCAGGTCGCCGTCGACGAGGGTGATAGCGTGGACATGGGCGACGTCCTCGTCGTTCTCGAGTGA
- a CDS encoding NAD(P)/FAD-dependent oxidoreductase: MTNNVVVLGAGYAGAGAINTLQSELGGNARLTWIADVDYHLVLHESHRVIRDPTVRSDITFAVDQIADPSTRFIQDEVTGLDVDEQAVELADGDDVDYDYVLVALGTKTAYYGIPGLEEHSRTLKSLDDALEIHDAVKSASQDATRGEPAQVLIGGAGLSGIQTAGEIAEFRDEHRAPIEIHLIEALDEIFPGNDPEIQQALRDLLEDAGVRIHTDDPITEATADHIEFDEGDPLEHDVLVWTGGITGRDALDDADLEKEHNRVNTEANFQTSDERVFAIGDSAIIDQGDQPAPPTAQAAWQAADVVGENIARAIENRPLKTWEYEDKGTVVSVGDEAVAHGVKPAFGVSLPVDTFGGFPAKNLKKMIAARWIADITSWGESRRSWSSL; the protein is encoded by the coding sequence ATGACTAACAATGTCGTCGTACTCGGTGCCGGGTATGCCGGTGCTGGTGCGATCAATACGCTCCAATCGGAGCTCGGGGGAAACGCCCGACTGACCTGGATCGCTGACGTCGATTATCATCTCGTCTTACACGAATCCCACCGCGTTATTAGAGATCCGACCGTTCGATCGGACATTACGTTCGCGGTCGACCAGATCGCTGACCCGTCGACCCGGTTCATTCAGGACGAAGTCACCGGACTTGACGTCGACGAGCAAGCCGTCGAGCTTGCCGACGGCGACGACGTCGACTACGACTACGTGCTCGTTGCACTCGGAACCAAAACGGCCTACTACGGAATTCCCGGCCTCGAAGAACACTCGCGAACGCTCAAATCTCTCGACGACGCCCTCGAGATTCACGACGCCGTCAAGAGCGCGAGTCAGGACGCGACTCGCGGCGAGCCGGCACAGGTCCTCATCGGCGGTGCTGGACTCTCCGGAATCCAGACGGCCGGCGAAATCGCGGAGTTCCGCGACGAGCACCGCGCTCCCATCGAGATTCACCTGATCGAGGCGCTCGACGAGATCTTCCCGGGCAACGATCCCGAGATCCAGCAGGCGCTTCGCGATCTGCTCGAGGACGCCGGCGTTCGTATCCACACGGACGATCCGATCACGGAAGCCACGGCGGATCACATCGAGTTCGACGAGGGCGATCCGCTCGAGCACGACGTACTCGTCTGGACGGGTGGCATTACCGGTCGTGACGCGCTCGACGACGCCGACCTCGAGAAAGAGCACAACCGCGTCAACACGGAGGCGAACTTCCAGACCTCCGACGAACGCGTCTTCGCGATCGGTGACTCCGCGATCATCGACCAGGGCGACCAGCCCGCCCCGCCGACCGCACAGGCCGCCTGGCAGGCCGCCGACGTCGTCGGTGAGAACATCGCTCGAGCCATCGAGAACCGCCCGCTGAAGACCTGGGAGTACGAGGACAAAGGAACCGTCGTCTCCGTCGGTGACGAGGCTGTGGCCCACGGCGTCAAGCCCGCTTTCGGCGTGTCCCTGCCCGTCGATACCTTCGGCGGCTTCCCGGCGAAGAACCTGAAGAAGATGATCGCCGCTCGCTGGATCGCGGACATCACGTCCTGGGGAGAGTCACGGCGCTCCTGGTCCTCGCTGTAG
- a CDS encoding MTH1187 family thiamine-binding protein, translating into MTVVALLSVAPVIEDSMASDVADAVDALEAYDVEYETNPMGTVIEADDADELFSAAQAAHEAVDGDRVSTFLKIDDKRTVDTSAAEKVEAVEDRLGRAATSDRV; encoded by the coding sequence ATGACAGTCGTTGCACTCCTCAGCGTCGCACCGGTGATCGAAGACAGTATGGCGAGCGATGTCGCGGACGCCGTCGACGCGCTCGAGGCCTACGACGTCGAGTACGAGACGAACCCGATGGGGACGGTGATCGAAGCTGACGACGCCGATGAGCTGTTTTCGGCCGCACAGGCCGCCCACGAGGCTGTCGACGGCGATCGGGTGAGTACGTTCCTGAAGATCGACGACAAGCGAACCGTCGATACATCCGCGGCCGAGAAAGTCGAGGCCGTCGAGGACCGCCTCGGTCGCGCCGCAACGAGCGACCGGGTCTGA
- a CDS encoding Single-stranded DNA binding protein, protein MELDSHAEDLASDLGVDKEEVKADLKNLVEYSVPIDEAKGSLRRKYGDGSSAGSSTPSARNLGDVTPDDGSVTVTGVVLTAGERSIRYQGDDQVIVEGRLADETGVIDYTAWEDFGLSPGETITAGNAGVREWDGEPELNLGESTSLSFVDESLDVDYEIGGDAQLAELQTGDRAVSIEVSVLECERRTIDGRDGETEILSGVFGDESGRLPFTNWDPAPEIEDGGPVRIENAYVQEFRGVPEVNVSAFSTVSALEREVDVGADATTMEIGDAVRTGGIYDVEIVGNLIAVRDGSGLIQRCPECYRVIQKGQCRTHGDVDGVDDLRVKAILDDGTGTVTVVLDDDLTEDVYDGTLEDALEQAREAMDQEVVADTIRERIVGREYRVRGHLSVDDYGANLDAETLEESADDPTTRARAFLEEFGADAEATEVDL, encoded by the coding sequence ATGGAACTCGACAGCCATGCCGAGGATCTCGCCTCCGACCTCGGTGTCGACAAAGAGGAGGTCAAAGCCGACCTGAAGAATCTGGTGGAGTACAGTGTTCCGATCGACGAGGCCAAAGGAAGCCTTCGGCGGAAGTACGGCGACGGCTCGAGCGCTGGAAGCTCGACGCCGTCAGCGAGAAATCTCGGAGACGTTACGCCCGACGACGGGAGCGTTACCGTTACGGGAGTCGTTCTGACGGCCGGCGAGCGGTCGATCCGGTATCAGGGTGACGATCAGGTTATCGTCGAAGGGCGACTTGCCGACGAGACCGGCGTCATCGATTACACCGCCTGGGAGGACTTCGGACTCTCTCCGGGAGAGACGATCACCGCGGGCAACGCGGGCGTCCGCGAGTGGGACGGCGAGCCAGAACTCAACCTCGGTGAGAGTACCTCGCTGTCGTTCGTCGACGAGTCTCTCGACGTCGACTACGAGATCGGCGGCGACGCACAGCTCGCGGAGCTACAGACGGGCGATCGAGCGGTGTCGATCGAGGTCTCGGTCCTCGAGTGTGAACGTCGGACGATCGACGGCCGCGACGGCGAGACGGAGATCTTGAGCGGCGTCTTCGGTGACGAGAGTGGCCGTCTTCCGTTTACGAACTGGGATCCCGCTCCCGAGATCGAAGACGGCGGACCCGTCCGTATCGAGAACGCGTACGTCCAGGAGTTTCGGGGGGTTCCCGAGGTCAACGTCTCGGCGTTTTCGACCGTCAGCGCGCTCGAGCGCGAGGTCGACGTCGGGGCGGATGCGACGACGATGGAGATCGGTGACGCCGTCCGTACCGGCGGTATCTACGACGTCGAGATCGTCGGGAATCTCATCGCCGTTCGAGACGGCTCAGGGCTCATCCAGCGCTGTCCCGAGTGCTACCGCGTGATCCAGAAGGGACAGTGTCGAACCCACGGCGACGTCGACGGCGTCGACGACCTCCGCGTGAAAGCGATTCTCGATGACGGTACCGGCACCGTCACCGTCGTCCTCGACGACGACCTCACGGAAGACGTCTACGACGGAACGCTCGAGGACGCCCTCGAGCAGGCCCGCGAAGCGATGGATCAGGAAGTCGTCGCGGACACGATCCGGGAACGGATCGTCGGTCGCGAGTATCGCGTTCGGGGTCACCTCTCCGTAGACGACTACGGTGCGAACCTGGACGCGGAAACCCTCGAGGAGAGCGCCGACGATCCCACGACTCGAGCGCGAGCGTTCCTCGAGGAGTTTGGAGCTGACGCCGAGGCTACCGAGGTGGATTTATGA
- a CDS encoding acyl-CoA carboxylase subunit beta codes for MGDRIDELEELREEARLGGGEDRIERQHEKGKMTARERIDYFLDEDTFTEFDQLRTHQTSEFGMEEKKIPGDGVVTGYGEVNGRTVFVFAHDFTVFGGSLGEVFAEKISKVMDMAMEVGAPIVGLNDSAGARIQEGVKSLAGFTEIFRRNQEASGVVPQISAIMGPCAGGAVYSPSITDFIFMVKDTSHMYITGPGVTKTVTGEEVTHEELGGAMTHANKTGVAEFACESEEDALDDIKRLLSYLPQNNVEDPPRVDPWDDPDRRDEDLTDIVPSSPQKPYDMVDVIDSVVDEGSFFEVADNFANELVVGFARLDGRSVGLVANQPRVNAGTLTVDASMKGSRFIRFCDSFNIPIVTFVDVPGYMPGTDQEHRGIIRHGAKLLYAYAEATVPLLTVITRKAYGGAYCVMASKNLGADVNYAWPTAEIAVMGPQGAVNILYRDELAEADDPDKLRDELIEEYRDEFANPYTATDKGFLDDVIVPTETRPRLIDDLEMLETKREENPDKKHGNIPL; via the coding sequence ATGGGTGACCGAATCGACGAACTCGAGGAGTTGCGCGAGGAGGCCCGTCTGGGCGGCGGCGAAGATCGAATCGAGCGACAGCACGAGAAGGGAAAGATGACCGCCCGCGAGCGGATCGATTACTTTCTGGACGAGGATACGTTCACCGAGTTCGATCAGCTTCGAACCCACCAGACGAGCGAATTCGGCATGGAAGAAAAGAAGATTCCCGGCGACGGCGTCGTAACGGGATACGGCGAGGTCAACGGACGGACCGTCTTCGTCTTCGCACACGACTTTACCGTCTTCGGCGGCTCGCTCGGTGAAGTGTTTGCCGAGAAGATCAGCAAGGTCATGGATATGGCGATGGAGGTCGGTGCGCCGATCGTCGGACTCAACGACTCCGCCGGCGCTCGCATTCAAGAGGGCGTCAAAAGCCTCGCCGGGTTCACGGAGATTTTTCGACGAAATCAGGAAGCCAGCGGCGTCGTTCCGCAGATCTCTGCGATCATGGGGCCCTGTGCCGGCGGTGCCGTCTACTCCCCGTCGATCACCGACTTCATCTTCATGGTCAAAGACACGAGCCACATGTACATCACGGGCCCCGGCGTCACCAAGACCGTCACCGGCGAGGAGGTGACCCACGAGGAACTCGGCGGCGCGATGACTCACGCGAACAAGACCGGAGTCGCGGAGTTCGCCTGCGAGAGCGAAGAGGACGCACTCGACGACATCAAACGACTGCTCTCGTATCTTCCTCAGAACAACGTCGAGGACCCACCACGCGTCGATCCCTGGGACGATCCCGACCGCCGTGACGAGGATCTGACCGACATCGTTCCCTCGAGCCCGCAAAAGCCCTACGACATGGTCGACGTGATCGATTCGGTCGTCGACGAGGGCTCGTTTTTCGAGGTGGCGGATAATTTCGCGAACGAACTGGTCGTCGGCTTCGCTCGACTCGACGGTCGGTCGGTCGGACTGGTCGCAAATCAGCCCCGGGTGAACGCCGGAACGCTCACCGTCGACGCGTCGATGAAGGGATCGCGATTCATCCGCTTCTGTGATTCGTTCAACATCCCGATCGTTACCTTCGTCGACGTTCCCGGCTACATGCCCGGAACCGACCAGGAACACCGCGGTATCATCCGCCACGGGGCGAAGCTACTCTACGCCTACGCCGAGGCGACCGTTCCGCTTCTGACGGTCATTACGCGCAAGGCCTACGGGGGTGCCTACTGCGTGATGGCCTCGAAGAACCTCGGCGCGGACGTCAACTACGCCTGGCCGACAGCCGAAATCGCCGTTATGGGCCCACAGGGAGCGGTCAACATCCTCTACCGTGACGAACTCGCGGAAGCGGACGATCCCGACAAATTGCGAGACGAGTTGATCGAAGAGTACCGCGACGAGTTCGCTAACCCCTACACGGCGACGGACAAGGGCTTCCTCGACGACGTCATCGTCCCGACCGAAACGCGTCCGCGCCTGATCGACGATCTCGAGATGCTCGAGACCAAACGCGAGGAGAACCCGGACAAAAAACACGGCAACATTCCGCTGTAA
- a CDS encoding Nmad3 family putative nucleotide modification protein codes for MTVVLAGVGADSTNLGALGPLYDDGRFEYVPIPEKTRETSEVETLGSWTLRADDRVAADLTTRIDPQPVRGGVDSVTGDDLESWPLHRDPNFEARTYGEHRTSGYVTRLRSLESGDVVGFYAGLRRPNGERAHRYLIGYFTVDRVDVIGSETPPAERKALFERHAENAHSKRARGDTPYLAEKQIVIVDGREPGGLFDRYPIRLSEYYVAPGNQRPQYYLREDLAAAWNVREGKSNMMFKPAYRCSLSGEEFRSNVGTPGDRSVAHGKVDTAE; via the coding sequence ATGACGGTCGTCCTCGCCGGCGTCGGTGCCGACAGTACGAATCTCGGCGCGCTCGGGCCGCTGTACGACGATGGACGGTTCGAATACGTCCCGATTCCCGAAAAGACGCGCGAGACCAGCGAGGTCGAAACGCTCGGTTCGTGGACGCTTCGAGCCGATGATCGCGTCGCAGCGGATCTCACGACGCGAATCGATCCACAACCCGTCCGCGGCGGTGTCGACTCGGTCACCGGCGACGATCTCGAGTCCTGGCCCCTTCATCGCGATCCGAACTTCGAGGCTCGTACGTACGGCGAACACCGGACCAGCGGTTACGTCACTCGACTTCGGTCGCTCGAATCCGGCGACGTCGTCGGGTTCTACGCAGGATTGCGCCGCCCGAACGGCGAGCGCGCCCACCGCTATCTGATCGGGTACTTTACCGTCGATCGCGTCGACGTCATCGGCTCCGAAACGCCCCCGGCCGAACGAAAGGCGCTTTTCGAGAGGCACGCGGAAAACGCTCACTCGAAGCGCGCTCGAGGCGATACGCCGTACCTGGCCGAGAAACAGATCGTGATCGTCGACGGTCGCGAGCCAGGTGGTCTCTTCGATCGGTATCCGATCCGACTCAGCGAGTACTACGTAGCGCCCGGCAATCAGCGCCCGCAGTACTATCTGCGCGAGGATCTCGCCGCCGCCTGGAACGTCCGTGAGGGGAAATCGAACATGATGTTCAAGCCGGCGTACCGCTGTTCGCTGTCCGGCGAAGAGTTTCGGTCGAACGTCGGAACGCCGGGGGATCGGTCGGTGGCGCACGGAAAGGTTGATACGGCTGAATAG
- a CDS encoding acyltransferase translates to MRGDSTRHDRITRHPTPNARNSLADWTDARHPVRVAITYVVVWLVRISPSLRLKRWLLRRIGVTVGEGVSWGLEATPDVFWPELITVEDHAIVGYDATLLCHEFLQDEYRTGEVVVGERAMIGAGAIVLPGVEIGANASIAANSLVTTDVEPGTTVAGVPARPMGAESDERNRRRTREENADEPDEND, encoded by the coding sequence GTGAGGGGAGACAGTACCCGACACGACCGGATCACTCGCCATCCGACGCCGAACGCGCGCAACTCGCTTGCCGACTGGACCGACGCCAGACACCCGGTTCGGGTCGCGATTACCTACGTCGTCGTCTGGCTCGTTCGGATCTCGCCGAGCCTTCGGCTCAAGCGGTGGCTGTTGCGTCGCATCGGCGTGACGGTCGGTGAAGGCGTCTCCTGGGGACTCGAAGCGACTCCCGACGTGTTCTGGCCCGAACTGATCACGGTCGAGGATCATGCGATCGTCGGCTACGACGCGACGCTGCTCTGTCACGAATTCCTACAGGACGAGTATCGAACGGGCGAGGTCGTCGTCGGCGAGCGTGCGATGATCGGTGCCGGAGCGATCGTGTTGCCCGGCGTCGAAATCGGGGCGAACGCGAGCATCGCTGCGAACTCGCTCGTCACGACCGACGTCGAGCCGGGAACCACCGTTGCGGGAGTGCCCGCGCGACCGATGGGGGCTGAGAGTGACGAACGGAACCGGCGGCGAACGCGAGAGGAAAACGCCGACGAACCTGACGAAAACGACTGA